caaaaagttGTATGTGCATATACTATAAAGTAGCACATAGTTCTAAGTTTCTTAAAACAGACACATGTCCTAACTGACACATGTCCCAACTGCCGTCCTCTGCtgcattcttcattttctttttcccataaGCACCCACTTTAAACTTTGGTATGGATGGCTTTTGGGGGGGcatttgtgtatttcttttcttttttttgtttttgtttttgagacagagcctctcactgtgtcacccaggctggaatgcagtggcgcgatctgggctcaccgcaacctctgcttcccgggttcaagcgattttctcacctcagcctccccagtagctgggcctacaggcatgtgccaccacacccggctaatttttgtatttttagcagaggtggggtttcaccatgttcgccaggctgatctcaaactcctggtctcaagtgatctgctcccaaagtgctgggattccaggcgggagccaccacgcccggcctttgtGTATTTCTATAGagcaagtttttttgttgttttgttttgttttgtttttgagatggagtttcactcttgtcgcccaggctggagtgcaatagcatgatctcggcttactgcaacctctacctcctgggttcaagcaattcttctgcctcagcctccagaatagctgggactacaggcatgcaccaccacgcctggctaatttttgtacttttagtagacacgggggtttcaccatgttggccaggctggtctcgaactcctgacctcaggtgatccacccactttggcctcccaaagtgctgggagtccaggcataagccaccgtgcctggtctataGAGCAAGTTTGTAATGATATGTCTTGATTTTTTCCATTTAGGCATCCTTTCTTGACTTCTAACATGCAGATGTggcttttttcctcttccttctcatgTATTAACATATTTCAAATTTGGTTCCTCATCCTTctaatttgcttcttttcttttttgtctttttttttttttttttttttttttgagactgagtcttgctctgtcaccaggttggagtgcagtggcacgatcttggctcactgcaacctccacctcctagattcaagtgattctcctgccccagcctcttaggtagctgtgattacaggtggttgccaccaagcccggctaattgttgtatttgttttgttctgagatggagtcttgctctgttgcccaggctggagtgcagtggcatgatctcggcccactgcaacctgcacctcccgggttcaagcaattctcctgcctcagcctcctgagtagctgggactataggcgcctgccactacgctcagctaaatttttgtatttttagtagagatggggtttcactgtgttagccaggatggtcttgatctcctgaccttgtgatctgcccacttcggcctcccaaagtgctgggattacaggcgtgagccactgtgcctggcctagtttttgtatttttagtggagacagtgtttcaccatgttggccaggttagtcccgaactcctggcttcaagcaatccacctgcctcagcctcccaaagtgctgggattacaggcgtgagccactgtgcccagcctaggttTTTTACAAATGAGAGTCTATTTCAGCCCTTTTTGTTATCTCACCTCCTAATCCTAAACCCCCTGCAAtgggatttttttgtatttctctctCCAGTGAAATTCTTGGGGACTGATTATCAGAGATTCCCCCAGGCAAGAGGGAGATTAGCCAAGAGCTGAACAACAGAAGTAGAAAGTTCACAGTGCCGTAAAGCAGGGCTGCTTAACTTGAGCacccatcagaatcacctggggatcacTTCTGGGTCTTCTGGCTAAATGCAGAATTGCCTGGGAGGCTTGTTAAAGCATTACCACTGGGCGCCAGTCTTTGATTCAGTAGGGCTGGGTTGGAGCTCAGAATTTGTATATCTAAGTTAACTAGGTGCTTGTTGTaaactgcactttttttttttcccaagaggcAGGGTCCTGCCCtgtctaccaggctggagtgcagtggcacggtcataggtcactgcagcctttaactgCTGGCTGATTAAGCGATGCTGGAGACCACACTTTTGAGAATCACTTGCATAAAGTGTTGGGACATGATCTATGCCTATGGCTGCTCATTctctatgaaaatatttcttaatcataacttcaatttttgctttttaccaAACCCAAACAAGGTTGCCTTTGAGTATTTTCTCGTGGTTTCCACCTAGAGAGGGAATGGGGGAAGGTGCGTATTTGAATAAGAGGGAAAAAGATGAGAGGGGCAGCTGGGGACTTGTTCTTCCACCTCCTGCAGACAATCAGTGGTTAAATGTTGTTGTGCTTTGCTACAAATACAAGCATTTTTTTGTGGGGAGGGAGTAGCAATTTGTAAGGTTAGTTAATTTCAGCTGCTCAGAAATGTTAGGTActgtttatagtttataaaacaaattaacaaataaaaaatacatgtccCTAAAATATCAAGCTATGAAAGTGTTCATAACAGATACTTCTTCAttattcctctcttctttcttagtAGCAGCAAAGGTTTAAGATGATTGAAGCAAGGAAAACTTAAAGGAAACTTTCTCAGTTAGCTTAATTGGGAGTTTttgggcagtggtggtggtggagcgGGGGCGGTAAGAACTGCCATTCTCCTCTCTGCACTAGAACACTAAAGCCCAGTTCACAAAACAGAAGCCATCTCCAGGAGCagagtttggggaaaaaaaaaaaaaaacaagaaaaaaacaacttataTGTAAGGCAACCTCAGGGAGACAGAACCACAAAAAGaggattttaataaattttctagCAGATATGACATCCGACAGATTATTTTAATGCAAAGCAGATGAAGAACTACCCTATGAGTCTAAACTACACCCATTCACCTTTAATCATTTGGATCCCTTAATCCTCTAATCATGGGATCATTAACATTCAAATATCCTGGAAGATTGGcctatctgtattttaaaaggaaGCCGGACCTATAGTTTACGTCAGTTCTTTGACCATTCGTTGGAGCTCCGGTTTTCAGCCTCTTTCCGGGCTACCTTGTAGCAATTTGAGGCTCTGTCATCAGCTTCTGCTACGTTTCAAAGATCCAGGAGAAGCTTAGTGTTGTGTCAAGACGCCGATGGACCCATCACAGTTTAATCCAACCTACATCCCAGGGTCTCCACAAATGCTTACCGAAGAAAATTCCCGGGACGATTCAGGTAAGCCAGATAATGCCCTTCTTGACTATATGACTATAGGGGGGTTGGGAGGTCAAAAGGCTgccgtcttcttttttttttttttttaatgttgacttCAGTCTTTGCAAGAGGAATGTATTTAGGTAAACCTCAAACCAGAGGTAGTCAACACAGAGGTCAAAGACTTTATTAAAagcggtgatggtggtggtgagaattgtattattttattcactATGCTTAGGAGTacttcagatttctttctttcttttttttttttttttgagacggagtcttgctctgtcgcccaggctggagtgcagtggcgcgatctcggctcactccaagttccgcctcctgggttcacgccattctcctgcctcagcctctcaagtagctgggactacaggcgcccgccaccacgcccggctatttttttttttttttttttttgtatttttggtagagacggggtttcaccgtgttagccagggtggtcttgatctccttacctcgtgatccgcccgccttagcctcccaaagtactgggattacaggcttgagccactgcgcccggccagtactTCAGATTTCTAAGACCAGTTTCTGGGGAGAAATAATTGGAATCACAGAACGCGGCTCATGGCGTCGTTGCATCAGTATCTTCCCCAACAGCAATACATGTCAGGAACggtaaaaaggaacaaatacagagaccaaataaacaaaagataggggaaaaaaatgaaagaatatgagAAACTTTAACTTCAGTTGAACCTAAAGTTTTTCTTAATCTCTCgccaacattatttttatttatatttatttttttgagacggagtctctctgtgtcgcccaggctggagtgcagtggcgcgatgtcggctcactgcaacctccgcctctccggttcaagcaattctcctgtctcagcctccaaagtagctggattacaggcatgtgccaccacgcccggctaatcttttgtatttttagtagagacagggtttcactatgttggccagactggtctggatctcctgacgtcgtggtccgcccacctttgcctcccaaagtgctgggattacaggcgtgagccagcgcgcccgtcctatttttatttttgacagtgggtctctccatgttgcccaggctggtatcgaacacTTGGGTTCAGTCCATCCTCttgcgtagctgggactgcaggcgtgcgccaccgagTCCGGGCTCTAAGCCAACATTTTTGAGACTGGCTTTCCAGCTAAATGTTAATAAACAGACTAACAGCTTCACTGGGAAAATGGAAGGGAGAGGCCGTAAACGTGCTccgtaatgtaaattagtagcaGGACCTACACCGGAGGGCGGCTTATCTAGAAACTGCTTGGGTAATTCTGCTCCCTGATAGGCCGGGTCTTCCGGTGGAGAACTCCTTTCTTACAGCAGCACCCAAGCGCGGGCTTGGCCACTGAGGCCCTCCACGTGGTTTGAAGTCTTATTTATGACCCTGACAGCGGGGCTGGGTGTCTAGGGTGGTGGCGGCAGAAACCCTGGAGCCAACAACTTCGACTGCCCGATGCCGGGAGGTCTGGGAACTGGGCCGCTGGCGCGCTGACGCCCTCTGCGCCTGGTCTTAGCTGTGTCCCCTGCGTCCAGAAGAAAGAATGCTGGTTTATATATCCGagtgggaaagaaaaatgaacGTACCCCCAGTCTCTCCCTTTCCTTGCGTCTGCCTTAGTACCTCACAGTTCCACAAAGGATCCTCGTTTCCATGTGCACAGGTCCCTAGACTTTGAGAATCGATCTCGAACTTTGATATTGTTTAATACTTTCACATATAGggggcaaaaaacaaaacaaaacacacatacagGGGGCAGTTAACGATAACCTTCTTATTGTATGAGATATGCGTATGTAGGGGATACGCCTCACAGTTCGGATGGGAGAGACGAGAATGAGTGGTTGATTTCCCAAAATAGAGTTTGAGTGAAGAGATCTAATACCATGAAGAAGCTGGGCAACTAAATTAGGGCTAACTGGAGAGGGTAACAGCCACTTACTTCGACTGCCCAGTTTTGCTTAAGGATGAGGATTCTGGGAGAAAATAGTATATGggtttttcttgtctctttcaCAAGATTCCACAGAATGTACGGTAGGTAATGCTTGTGAGATACTCAGGGGATCTCTTAAGTGTAAGTGAACAAAGCTAGCTCAGGGCAGCGTGTGGGACACGCTTGTAGCGCCAGCTACTctggacgctgaggtgggaggatcgcttgagcctgggaggtagaggctgcaatgagccatgatagtgccactgcactccagcctgggtgacagagcaagaccctgtctcaaacaataaCAGtctaccatcctggctaacacggtgaaaccccttctctactaaaaaatagaaaaaaattagccgggcatggtggggggcgcctgtagtcccagctgctcgggaggctgaggcaggagaatggcgtgaacccgggaggcggagcttgcagtgagccgagatggcgccactgcactccagcctaggcggcagagcgagactccgtcttgataataataataataataataataaaacagtctAGAAAACAAGGGATTACAGTCATCCCTCGGTTATACTCTGGGAATTGTTCCAGGAGACCCCCAAAATCTGTAAGTGATCAAGTGCCACAGTGGGCCCTGCGAAACCTTGCGAAAAAGGTTAACAGTGTGTGTGGGGATTTCGAATTTTGTGATTGGTTGGAAAAAATTCTCGCGTAAGGGGGACCCAAAGTTTAaacccgtgttgttcaagggtcagctgtgttATCATGTGCCCCTGTACAAGTGACTTCTTCCTGCcttgactttccttttttttgagacggagttttgctcttgttgcccaggctggagtgcagtggcgcaacctgaggtcactgcaaacctccgcttcccggattcaagcgattctcctgcctcagcctcccgagtagctgggatcacaggcatgcaccaccacgcctggctaattttgtagttttatttctatttttatttttatttatttatttttttgagacggagtcttgctctgtcgcccagactagagtgcagtggcgcgatcttggctcactgcaagctccacctcctgggttcacaccattctcctgcctcagcctcccaagtacctgggactacaggcgcccgccacaacgcccggctaattttttgtattttttagtagagagggagtttcaccgtattagccaggatggtctcgatctcctgaccttatgatctgcccgcctcggcctcccaaagtgctgggatcacaggcgtgagccaccgcgctgggatAACTTTACGATTTTTGAGAAAAGACTAGAGGTTGTGCGTTGTTTACTGTGACCTTCCACCCTGAGGAATTTCCCACACAGCGCCCTGTTCCCCTGCTTAAGGGCAGACCTAGTTGAAGTGTGAATGTTGAAGATCCCCTTAATGTAATGGCTTTTAACCTTCTCTTTCAGGGGCCTCTCAAATCTCCTCCGAGACGTTGATAAAGAACCTTAGTAACTTGACTATCAACGCTAGTAGCGAATCTGTTTCCCCTCTATCGGAAGCTTTACTCCGTCGAGAGTCTGTAGGAGCAGCAGTCCTCAGGGAAATCGAAGATGAGTGGCTTTACAGCAGGAGAGGAGTAAGAACATTGCTGTCTGtgcagagagaaaagatggcaagATTGAGATACATGTTACTCGGCGGAGTTCGTAGGGTATGTTGATGTGATGTGGCCGGGGCTGTCCAATTCCGGAGAGTGACACTCATAAATTAAGACCTAATTAATACTCCCTAGCTctaggcccggtgcggtggctgaggcctgtaatctgagcacttcgggaggctgaggcaggtggatcacctgaggacaggagttcgaaaccagcctggccaacatggtgaaaccctgtctctactaaaaatacaaaaagttagctgggcctggtggtgggcacctgtaatctcagctacttgggaggctgaggctagagaatcgcttgaaccctggaggcagaggttgcagtgagccgagattgtgccattgccctccagcctgggcaacaagagcaaaacaagagtctcaaaaaaagactcccagctcacgtctgtaatccctgcactttggatggctgaggtgggaggatcacttgagctcaaggagttccagaccagcctaggcaatataaaaaattaataaaatcagccatctctacaaaaaattaattagctgggtgtagtggtgcgtgcctgtaagtcccagctgctgtggggtgggtggctgagggctgaggcagctggatcacttgagcctggggggttaaggctgcagtgagccatgattgctccactgcaatccagcctgggcaacaaagaccctgtctcaataacaaATTCCCTAGCTTCTCTCCCTTATATAGATGTGTAATATTAGTAATCTTTTTCTTGATAGTtttcaataaacatatatatatttttttcccatgaaGCATGAAAGAAGACCAACAAACAAGGAGCCTAAGGGAGTTAAGgtaagtataatttttttctttttcttttcctttttttttttttggctatataTGTGGATGGGTATCTGGTTTGTTTCCTTTTGCCGGAATAGGGAATTAGGGAATTTGCTTGGACTTTCTGAATCCCCAGGGACCCTGGATAAGTCAGTTCatgtttgtagtttttaaaaatatattctttattctttatttttcagagaagtTTTATGTTCATAGCCCttcccccacaccccacacatgcCGCCTCTACTGTCAACGTCACACACCAGAATTGCACACTTTGCAGCTGATGAACTTACCCTGACAGGATTATCATCCAGAGTTCATAGTTTACACTAGGGGTCACTCTTGGTGTTAGGTTGATACTTTCACGTGCTGTCACAAATATCTTCACGGTAGCACTGTATAGTAAGAGGACAAACACTTCAGCAGAGTGTCTAGCAGCAGAATGAGTTACATTTAAGGCATTCAGAGAACGGAGACTAGAATGTTTTATTGACAATCTGCACTTGTTACCATTACAAAATGA
The sequence above is a segment of the Pan paniscus chromosome 10, NHGRI_mPanPan1-v2.0_pri, whole genome shotgun sequence genome. Coding sequences within it:
- the DPPA3 gene encoding developmental pluripotency-associated protein 3 isoform X2; translated protein: MDPSQFNPTYIPGSPQMLTEENSRDDSGASQISSETLIKNLSNLTINASSESVSPLSEALLRRESVGAAVLREIEDEWLYSRRGVRTLLSVQREKMARLRYMLLGGVRRHERRPTNKEPKGVKKESRPFKCPCSFCVSNGWDPSENARIGNQDTKPLQP
- the DPPA3 gene encoding developmental pluripotency-associated protein 3 isoform X1, with product MDPSQFNPTYIPGSPQMLTEENSRDDSGASQISSETLIKNLSNLTINASSESVSPLSEALLRRESVGAAVLREIEDEWLYSRRGVRTLLSVQREKMARLRYMLLGGVRRHERRPTNKEPKGVKVSIIFFFFFSFFFFWLYMWMGIWFVSFCRNRELGNLLGLSESPGTLDKSVHVCSF